One window of Trichoderma breve strain T069 chromosome 3, whole genome shotgun sequence genomic DNA carries:
- a CDS encoding glycosyl hydrolases family 2 domain-containing protein — translation MSQQSTQLVSGWTFRQHQGPSTEWLPVEKVPTQVHTDLLANKKIPDPFVDLNERAVQWIGDKDWEYQVTITPDAMQGENVTRDLVFSGLDTFATVYLNEEKLLESENMFVSYRVNVTDRIKVGSENTLRIVFHSAIVKGEELIKEYGNEHKFYVRQTERSRVPVRKAQYNWGWDWGPILMTAGPWKPVTLETYVARIDDVWVQSEVGQDLSSVSGSIFARIAGVPGQDAQVSVALSLEGQTVFQQAVDLASAKDGLIKVPFKLEKPKLWYPKGYGSQPRYQLTAKLHHKASDAKEIDSQSKLVGFRRTELVQEPDAHGKSFYFRINNVDVFAGGSCWIPADSYLAGVPSERYYEWAKLMAEGNQVMLRVWGGGVYEEDALIEACDEFGILVFHDFQFACASYPAYPSYLKTLEEEARQQIQRLRTHPSVMAWAGNNEDYQVQERYKLDYDFDNKDPESWLKSSFPARYIYEHLLPTWVEEEDPGKIYHPSSPWGDGKPTADPTVGDIHQWNIWHGAMNKYQEAVGMGGRFVSEFGMEAYPHLSTTRRMASDPAQLYPGSMVLDAHNKAIGHERRMISYVVDNFRPRLDLGGYTHLTQIVQSETMRAAYKAWRRQWGKPGARQCGGVLVWQLNDCWPTMSWAVVDYYLIKKPAYYAISRALRSVDVGVHRTFHDWTQTGDWVDKDSGLVTGQVDQTLPARKGTFDVWVVSNDTKPVELSLIVRFISVRSGKDVVDPIKSTITAAANSTTDVLQGKPLPPSIPNPEDLTKPFDLAEYDPYVVHATITDASTGALVAQDTAWPEPIKFLDLSDRGISFEVSSAKDEVVVSAQKPVKGFVFEEVEGLKLSDNGFDIVPGEKHTIKVEGALKADQLLWTCIGAPEASLTISGASSSLPLR, via the exons ATGTCTCAGCAAAGCACTCAGCTGGTCAGCGGCTGGACCTTTAGGCAGCATCAAGGTCCTTCGACAGAATGGCTGCCGGTGGAAAAAGTGCCAACGCAGGTTCACACGGATCTGCTGGCTAACAAAAA GATTCCAGACCCCTTTGTGGACCTAAATGAACGCGCCGTTCAGTGGATTGGCGACAAGGACTGGGAGTATCAAGTGACAATTACCCCTGATGCCATGCAAGGTGAAAATGTGACAAGAGACTTGGTATTCAGCGGCCTCGACACTTTTGCCACCGTCTATCTCAATGAGGAAAAACTGCTGGAATCGGAGAATATGTTTGTCTCTTATCGTGTAAATGTCACAGACCGCATCAAAGTCGGGTCGGAGAACACCCTCCGCATCGTCTTTCACTCCGCCATCGTCAAAGGTGAAGAGCTCATCAAAGAGTATGGCAATGAGCACAAATTCTACGTTCGACAGACTGAGAGAAGTCGTGTCCCGGTACGGAAAGCCCAGTACAATTGGGGTTGGGATTGGGGCCCAATTCTCATGACAGCCGGACCTTGGAAACCCGTCACTCTCGAGACGTACGTTGCGAGGATTGACGATGTCTGGGTTCAGAGCGAAGTCGGTCAGGATCTGTCGTCTGTTTCCGGATCCATCTTCGCTCGCATAGCTGGCGTTCCGGGCCAGGATGCCCAAGTTTCAGTGGCCCTGTCATTAGAAGGCCAGACGGTGTTCCAGCAGGCAGTAGACCTTGCTTCGGCTAAAGATGGGCTGATCAAGGTTCCGTTTAAGCTCGAGAAGCCCAAGCTTTGGTATCCAAAAGGATACGGAAGTCAGCCCCGTTATCAACTGACCGCCAAGCTCCACCACAAGGCTTCtgatgccaaagaaatcGACAGTCAGTCTAAACTGGTTGGGTTCCGACGAACCGAGCTGGTTCAAGAGCCGGACGCTCACGGCAAATCCTTCTACTTCCGCATAAACAACGTCGACGTGTTTGCTGGTGGCTCATGTTGGATTCCTGCCGATAGTTATCTCGCCGGTGTGCCCTCAGAACGATATTACGAATGGGCCAAGCTCATGGCAGAGGGCAACCAGGTCATGCTGCGAGTATGGGGAGGTGGCGTCtacgaagaagatgctcttATCGAAGCTTGCGACGAGTTTGGCATCTTGGTGTTCCACGACTTTCAGTTCGCTTGCGCATCTTATCCCGCCTACCCGTCCTATCTGAAGACtctggaagaggaagcgagGCAGCAGATTCAACGCCTGCGGACACACCCCTCCGTGATGGCTTGGGCGGGCAACAACGAAGATTACCAGGTCCAAGAGAGGTATAAGCTCGACTATGACTTTGACAACAAGGATCCAGAATCATGGCTCAAGTCTTCGTTCCCCGCGAGGTATATTTATGAGCACCTTCTGCCAACATgggttgaggaagaagacccAGGCAAGATTTACCACCCTAGCAGTCCTTGGGGAGATGGCAAGCCCACGGCTGACCCAACCGTTGGCGATATTCATCAATGGAACA TCTGGCACGGAGCCATGAACAAATACCAAGAAGCCGTCGGCATGGGAGGCCGATTCGTCAGCGAGTTTGGCATGGAGGCATATCCTCATCTTAGCACCACGCGTCGCATGGCCAGCGACCCGGCGCAGCTCTACCCCGGCTCCATGGTCCTCGACGCCCacaacaaggccatcggCCACGAACGCCGCATGATCAGCTACGTCGTGGACAACTTCCGGCCCCGGCTCGATCTCGGCGGCTACACTCACCTGACGCAAATCGTCCAGTCAGAGACGATGCGTGCCGCGTACAAGGCCTGGCGAAGACAATGGGGCAAGCCCGGAGCCAGGCAATGCGGTGGTGTTCTGGTATGGCAGCTCAACGACTGCTGGCCAACCATGTCGTGGGCCGTGGTGGACTACTACCTCATCAAGAAGCCAGCCTACTACGCCATCTCGCGGGCACTGCGCTCCGTCGACGTTGGTGTGCATAGGACATTCCATGACTGGACTCAGACAGGAGACTGGGTTGACAAGGACTCCGGCCTCGTTACCGGCCAAGTCGACCAGACCCTGCCCGCCCGTAAGGGAACTTTTGACGTCTGGGTCGTCAGCAACGACACCAAGCCCGTCGAGCTGAGTCTCATCGTGCGCTTCATCTCCGTCCGCTCTGGAAAGGACGTCGTCGACCCCATCAAGTCCACAATCACCGCCGCTGCAAACTCCACCACCGACGTCCTCCAGGgcaagccgctgccgccgtcgatCCCCAACCCTGAGGACCTCACCAAGCCCTTCGACCTGGCCGAGTACGACCCCTACGTCGTGCACGCCACCATCACCGATGCTTCCACCGGCGCTCTCGTCGCCCAAGACACTGCCTGGCCCGAGCCCATTAAGTTCCTCGACCTGTCTGACCGGGGCATCTCGTTTGAGGTTTCGTCCGCAAAGGATGAGGTCGTCGTTTCGGCCCAGAAGCCCGTCAAGGGATTCGTgtttgaagaggttgagggGCTGAAGCTGAGTGACAATGGCTTTGACATTGTGCCAGGCGAGAAGCACACTATCAAGGTGGAGGGCGCTCTGAAAGCGGATCAGTTGCTGTGGACGTGTATTGGAGCCCCTGAGGCGTCGTTGACGATTTCtggagcatcttcttcgctgcCCCTTCGATAG
- a CDS encoding dolichol phosphate-mannose biosynthesis regulatory protein (DPM2) domain-containing protein, whose protein sequence is MLVAASVIFLYYTIWTLLMPFVDDDHPLQNLFLPRVWAIRIPVILLLLGSAVVGSFVGMVMIRSNQKKAAKAKAAAKKKA, encoded by the exons ATGCTTGTGGCCGCatccgtcatcttcctctacTACACCATCTGGACCCTTCTCATG CCctttgtcgacgacgacCACCCCCTCCagaacctcttcctcccccgCGTCTGGGCAATCCGCATCcccgtcatcctcctcctcctgggTTCCGCCGTCGTCGGCTCCTTCGTCGGCATGGTCATGATTCGGAGCAACCAGAAGAAagccgccaaggccaaggccgctgccaagaagaaggcgtaa
- a CDS encoding PHD-finger domain-containing protein — protein MATSTESADVPTAMDHEEVVSPKTKTATFEIAEGPSMGPMSSVLTARADPDAQTTVTDFLDFTEYLPADMMRSLTLVGQLDQRYADASHKVDDLTTVWGQLPGLPAHERPSPVQLRADISEHLRQALDSRIFAHAEAVRMADNVNRHYNKATALLSKLKTMMENYPTEEQALVEPRSPQMTRAKLTVRATGEDGQKVRRSRVPRITVPGEVLAPYEIEYDTFSDDSDISSDEESEPPATNRRIQVPTPRIKLVSNKSQKSSGRSSRGQYATPALSAAAAANAAALLNPPPENAVIGSPDAPWLQLTQYELAKLRKRMKKNATWTPSETMIARELKALCRGPDAYREAKKKAEEEGRVFEATVPTPIIDNESGTRQMPAGAISVDSLAATEVPTSNRGMKLNEAKKLKREQLAKLAAEEAEESARKMQQAAKLFLGSSTTSSMTPENAKSPGPQPKPRTNSRSKRKREAEDETNGDAAAAAAAAAAAPAEGGEAVPSSRPQLKRTKTETPVPPPVPGLIAQGSSVSSDNSAQAVTTSGSSVTTRSATSPVPGSTIPANASNGTVTVSTPVPIKAPFETPVPLPKTEPRMSTTPIPPPTIRELPGREATKRETRGEAAKRSQQQQQQQQLSASTSPQLPRGQSAAPEPSSRSGTPRLTPAPESLPSRRPGSRGKAASQEPQPSLAVDRSRRASTARNTPVPEVKQPGKRTKRPAPGVVSTTSSGGNSAVGKRKAAPKRKARATKRDKGQVTEEMVEVDDEGNPIDPDEPRYCLCNRVSFGTMIQCDNVDNCKQEWFHLECVGLSDIPARTTKWYCPDCRKLLNIGEKGEISARGVKK, from the exons ATGGCCACCTCAACCGAGTCCGCAGACGTCCCAACCGCCATGGATCATGAGGAGGTTGTTtctccaaagacaaagactgCCACCTTTGAGATCGCCGAGGGCCCTTCCATGGGTCCAATGAGCAGCGTTCTCACGGCACGCGCCGATCCCGATGCGCAGACGACAGTAACCGACTTCCTCGACTTCACGGAATACCTGCCCGCCGACATGATGCGCTCCCTCACGCTCGTGGGCCAGCTGGATCAGAGATATGCCGATGCCTCACACAAGGTCGATGACTTGACGACAGTATGGGGCCAGCTTCCAGGCTTACCGGCCCATGAGCGCCCATCGCCGGTGCAGCTGCGCGCTGACATCTCGGAGCACTTGAGGCAAGCGCTGGATTCGCGCATTTTTGCCCACGCAGAGGCAGTCAGGATGGCAGACAATGTCAACCGCCACTACAACAAGGCGACGGCGCTGCTTTCTAAGCTCAAGACAATGATGGAAAACTACCCAACGGAAGAGCAGGCTCTTGTCGAGCCCAGGTCTCCTCAGATGACGAGGGCGAAGCTAACGGTTAGAGCTACGGGAGAAGACGGGCAGAAAGTGCGACGGTCCCGAGTCCCACGGATCACGGTTCCCGGCGAGGTTCTCGCCCCCTACGAAATTGAATACGACACCTTTAGCGACGACAGCGATATCAGCTCTGATGAAGAGTCCGAACCGCCAGCTACAAACCGCAGGATACAAGTTCCCACGCCTCGGATCAAACTGGTCAGCAACAAGAGCCAGAAATCTAGTGGCCGCTCTTCACGAGGGCAATATGCTACGCCTGCCCTGagtgctgcggctgctgcaaaTGCGGCTGCGCTGCTTAACCCTCCCCCTGAGAACGCCGTCATTGGTAGTCCTGATGCGCCGTGGCTGCAGTTGACCCAATATGAGCTGGCCAAACTAAGGAAacggatgaagaagaatgcaaCATGGACACCTAGCGAGACCATGATAGCTAGGGAACTGAAGGCCTTGTGTCGTGGGCCAGATGCTTACagagaggccaagaagaaggcagaggaggagggccgGGTGTTTGAGGCTACGGTGCCAACGCCCATCATTGACAACGAATCCGGCACTCGACAGATGCCTGCTGGCGCCATCAGTGTCGACTCTCTGGCTGCCACCGAAGTACCGACCAGCAACCGGGGCATGAAGCTCAACGAGGCCAAAAAGCTCAAGAGAGAGCAGCTCGCAAAGTTGGCCgccgaagaggccgaggaatCTGCTCGTAAGATGCAGCAGGCGGCGAAACTATTCCTGGGCAGCAGCACGACTTCCAGTATGACGCCCGAGAACGCGAAGAGTCCTGGACCGCAGCCTAAGCCGCGGACCAACTCCAGATCTAAGCgaaagagagaggctgaagatgagaccAATGGCgacgccgcagcagcagcagcagcagcagcagcggcaccgGCAGAAGGCGGTGAAGCAGTGCCATCATCGCGGCCGCAGCTAAAGCGCACCAAGACTGAGACACCCGTCCCACCGCCAGTGCCCGGTCTGATTGCACAGGGCAGCTCGGTCTCCTCCGACAACTCTGCACAAGCTGTCACGACGTCTGGG TCTTCCGTCACTACTAGGTCAGCAACGTCTCCAGTGCCAGGCTCTACCATTCCAGCCAATGCGAGCAATGGCACTGTCACCGTCTCTACTCCCGTGCCTATCAAGGCTCCATTCGAAACCCCTGTCCCTCTTCCCAAGACGGAGCCGAGGATGTCTACCACACCTATCCCTCCGCCGACGATTAGAGAGCTGCCCGGGCGAGAGGCCACTAAGCGTGAAACGCGGGGAGAGGCGGCGAAGCGatcacagcaacagcaacagcagcagcagctatcTGCGTCCACGTCACCTCAACTGCCACGAGGCCAATCAGCGGCGCCTGAACCGTCATCACGCAGTGGCACACCCAGGTTAACACCTGCTCCAGAGTCGCTCCCTTCTCGCCGACCCGGCTCGCGAGGTAAGGCCGCGAGCCAGGAGCCACAGCCGTCACTGGCCGTGGATAGATCTCGCCGTGCCAGTACGGCGCGCAACACACCGGTTCCCGAAGTTAAGCAGCCGGGAAAACGTACCAAACGCCCCGCCCCCGGTGTTGTCAGTACGACTAGCAGCGGCGGTAACAGCGCCGTTGGCAAGCGGAAAGCGGCACCCAAGAGGAAGGCTCGCGCAACTAAGAGAGACAAGGGTCAAGTGACGGAGGAGATGGTGGAGGTAGACGATGAGGGCAACCCCATTGATCCTGATGAGCCACGGTATTGCCTCTGCAATAGGGTGAGCTTTGGGACCATGATTCAGTGTGATAACGTCGAT AATTGCAAGCAGGAATGGTTCCATCTCGAATGTGTAGGCCTTTCGGATATCCCTGCGCGAACGACGAAGTGGTATTGCCCCGATTGTCGTAAGCTTCTCAATATTggtgagaagggagagattaGTGCGCGGGGAGTTAAGAAGTAG